The window CATCCCGGGCAGGCCGCAGGCAGGCGAAATCCGCACGCGCTGCAAAAACGCGCGTCGCCGTGCGCTTGGGCTCCACAGGCTGGACAGAGCATTACCCACTCCTCAAAAAAGATGGCCCGCTTTTGGTGTAGCTCGGCCCTGCAAGCCCGTCTAGGCGGCAGGTTCCCAAATCCCAACTATCTTGGACGGAGCTCTAAGGGAATGCATCCGGGTCCGGTCCCTCAGAACCCACAACACAACGGCGCACGTTTCGCCGGTTCGTTGCGCAGCGCGCGCCGGCTCGTGTTACAGTCACTTGAGTTTCGGCAAGGAGACGCCCGCCATGGAAAACCGGCTCGGTTTTGGAGTGTTCCTAGCGCCCCACCATCCGATGGGAGAGCATCCGACCCTCCAGCTCAAGCGCGACCTCGAGCTCGCCACGTTGCTTGACGATCTGGGGTACGACGAATTCTGGGTCGGCGAGCATCATTCGGGCGGATGGGAAACCATCGCGTCGCCGGAGATGTTTCTGGCGGCCGCGGCGATGAAAACCCAGCGCATCAAGCTCGGCACCGGGGTGGTGTCGATTCCTTACCATCATCCGTTCACGGTAGCCCAGCGGATCGTCATGCTCGACCATCTAAGCCGCGGCCGGGCCATGCTTGGCGTCGGCCCCGGAGCGCTACCTTCCGATGCGTTCATGCTCGGAATCGATCCGATGACGCAGCGCGAGCAGATGGACGAGGGCTTGGGAGTCATCAGACGCCTGCTCTCCGAGCGCGAGCCGATAACCCTCGACGGGTCCTGGTACAAACTACGTGATGCCGCGCTGCATCTCCGTCCCGTGCAGCGTGAAATTCCGATGGCGGTTGCGTCGATGATTTCGCCGTCGGGGATGAAGTGCGCCGGCAAGCACGGGGTGGGCGTCCTTTCGGTCGCGTCGTATTCGGAGGCCGGACTCACCGCGCTCAAGACCCAGTGGGGCTTTGCCGAGAGCGCTGCTCAGGATACCGGTCGGCGGGCCGATCGCGCCACCTGGCGGATCGTAATGCCGTTTCATCTCTCGGATTCGCGCGAGCAGGCATGGCGCGAGGTCGCCGAC of the Candidatus Binataceae bacterium genome contains:
- a CDS encoding LLM class flavin-dependent oxidoreductase → MENRLGFGVFLAPHHPMGEHPTLQLKRDLELATLLDDLGYDEFWVGEHHSGGWETIASPEMFLAAAAMKTQRIKLGTGVVSIPYHHPFTVAQRIVMLDHLSRGRAMLGVGPGALPSDAFMLGIDPMTQREQMDEGLGVIRRLLSEREPITLDGSWYKLRDAALHLRPVQREIPMAVASMISPSGMKCAGKHGVGVLSVASYSEAGLTALKTQWGFAESAAQDTGRRADRATWRIVMPFHLSDSREQAWREVADGLKRWNNEYVVGILGRPDGKIYDDGYAAAKFMDEFGGGIFGTPEDAIVKLKKLQELSGGFGTILTFAHDWAPREQMWRSYELIARFVMPHFQGQLESIDRSAAHVTANKEKFMSAATGAIMKAISSDQRAMEALATTQAGPFNIAPAQSTARSGEGK